The genomic segment AGATTATGTAAAATGTAGGTACTACCCATTTAATTTTTTTCATCTCGTGCCCTCATCTTTCATCATTATGCTATAAAAAACCCAGCATATTAAAAGCACAATTAAGAAATAGATTAATGACATAGCAGCTGCAGGTCCGAGATCAAATTGGCCCAAAGCCATTTTTACTAAATCCAATGACAAGAAATTTGTAGCATTACCTGGGCCCCCTCCTGTTAAAACAAAAGGTTCAGTATAGATCATAAAGCTATCCATAAATCTTAAAAGTATCGCTAAAGTTAATACTTTTTTCATTTTAGGTAGTTCGATGTATCTAAAAATATCCCATCTACTAGCACCGTCTATCTCTGCTGCCTGATAATAGGCAGGTTGAATTGAGTTTAAACCTGCATAAGATAAAAGAACAACTAAAGAGGTCCAATGCCAAACATCCATAAGAATGGTTGTAAACCAAGCATCCCCACTCTGCTGAGTAAAATTATAATCGAAACCAATTGAATTTAAAGAATTTCCAAGAAAACCTATATCCGGAAGAGCAAATATATTCCACATAGCTCCAACAACGTTCCAAGGTATCAATAACGGCATTGACATTAAGATTAAACAAACAGGCACCCCCCAGCCTTTTTTTGGCATAGTCAAAGCAATTGCCACACCTAGAGGCAACTGAATTAAAAGAATTATAAAAGTAAATATAAATTGTCTTCCTAGTGAATCATGAAATCTTTCAGAATTTAAAACTTGTTTAAACCACCTTGTTCCTTCCCATGCAAATACATTGCTTCCAAAAGTTTCTTGAAAAGAATAATTAACAACTGTCATTAAAGGAACGACTGCATTAAATGCAACAAGTACAAATACAGGGATAACAAAGAACCAGGCTTTTTGATTAAATGTTTTATTCATTATTCAATTATCCAATTATCTCCATATGCATAAGTATATTTTTGATCAAATGTTATATGTGCGCTGTCGCTTGGTATTTCATCTGAAGCATTAGCTAAAATCTTAATACTTCCACTATCACATTCAGTATCAATTACTTTATGTCTGCCTGTATCACTAACTCTTTTAATTTTTACTTTTATGCCATCATTAGAAAATTTTATAAATTCAGGTCTTATACCTACTTCTGTTTTACTAAAATTTGTTTTTTCAATGCTGATATTATTAGATAACAATTTGCCCTCAAAATTAATTTGACCATTTTTAATTTCACAAGGAAGTATATTCATGCCAGGTGAGCCAATAAAATGTCCAACAAAAGTATGTTTTGGTTTTTCAAATAGTTCCACTGGGGTGCCTGTTTGAACAATTTGCCCCTCATGCATTACCACAACTTGATCTGCAAAAGTTAATGCTTCAATTTGATCGTGAGTAACGTAGATCATAGTCCGATTAATTTTTTGGTGTAACTCTTTTAATTTTGATCTTAATACCCATTTCAAATGAGGATCAATAACAGTTAAAGGCTCATCAAACATAATTACATTTACGTCTGATCTTACTAATCCTCTTCCTAAAGAAATTTTTTGTTTTCCATCTGCAGTTAATCCAGCAGCTTTATTGTTTAGAGTTGATGTAAGCTCTAACATCTCTGCAATTTCTTTTACTTTTGAATCAATTTCTGTTTTAGAAAGACCTCTATTTTTAAGTGGAAAAGCTAAATTGTCATACACAGTCATAGTATCGTATATTACTGGAAACTGAAAAATTTGAGCAATATCTCTATCAACTGGATTTAAAGATGTTACATCTTTATTATCAAATAAAATTTCACCTTTAGTTGGTTTTAACAAACCTGAAATAATATTTAATAAAGTTGTCTTTCCACAACCAGAAGGACCTAATAAGGCATAAGCGCCACCATCTTTCCAATCAATATTAACCCCTTTTAATGCCCAGTCTGAATCATTATTGGGTTGTTTTAAATAGCTATGACTTAAATCTTTTAAAGTAATTTTAGCCATTGGTTACCAATCTATTATTAGAGTCAAAATATAAAAATTCATTCACATTCATAAATAACTTTGTATTCTCACCAATATTTTTTTGCTGTATACCGTTTGATAAAGAAACCCAATTAAGTTTACCGGTGGTGAAATGAATTAAACTTTCAGAACCACTTATTTCTGAAATCAAAACTTTTCCATCAATTTCAACTGAATTATTTCCCTCTTTATTTGTTGTAATATTATGAGGTCTGATACCTATTTTATAATCCCCATCTTTGATCTTTATATTTGATTTCCATTGAACGTTATTGTCTTTTAACTTGAACATTTCTCCACTTTTGCTCACTTCTGCAACATTTATGGGGGGGTCGCTAAATACTTTAGCTGAAGTTAAATTTTCAGGTTTCTTGTAAACATCTAAAGTTTTTCCATATTGAATAACATT from the Candidatus Pelagibacter sp. HIMB1321 genome contains:
- a CDS encoding ABC transporter ATP-binding protein, which translates into the protein MAKITLKDLSHSYLKQPNNDSDWALKGVNIDWKDGGAYALLGPSGCGKTTLLNIISGLLKPTKGEILFDNKDVTSLNPVDRDIAQIFQFPVIYDTMTVYDNLAFPLKNRGLSKTEIDSKVKEIAEMLELTSTLNNKAAGLTADGKQKISLGRGLVRSDVNVIMFDEPLTVIDPHLKWVLRSKLKELHQKINRTMIYVTHDQIEALTFADQVVVMHEGQIVQTGTPVELFEKPKHTFVGHFIGSPGMNILPCEIKNGQINFEGKLLSNNISIEKTNFSKTEVGIRPEFIKFSNDGIKVKIKRVSDTGRHKVIDTECDSGSIKILANASDEIPSDSAHITFDQKYTYAYGDNWIIE
- a CDS encoding carbohydrate ABC transporter permease, whose translation is MNKTFNQKAWFFVIPVFVLVAFNAVVPLMTVVNYSFQETFGSNVFAWEGTRWFKQVLNSERFHDSLGRQFIFTFIILLIQLPLGVAIALTMPKKGWGVPVCLILMSMPLLIPWNVVGAMWNIFALPDIGFLGNSLNSIGFDYNFTQQSGDAWFTTILMDVWHWTSLVVLLSYAGLNSIQPAYYQAAEIDGASRWDIFRYIELPKMKKVLTLAILLRFMDSFMIYTEPFVLTGGGPGNATNFLSLDLVKMALGQFDLGPAAAMSLIYFLIVLLICWVFYSIMMKDEGTR